In a genomic window of Octopus bimaculoides isolate UCB-OBI-ISO-001 chromosome 25, ASM119413v2, whole genome shotgun sequence:
- the LOC106867936 gene encoding uncharacterized protein LOC106867936, with product MQVKNLGKQEPGSDSGHDSVSSSSVLENPTGDSGSAHSDAESVSRPSTGAPIQESAMLLAAPSPTLPVTKRKPPSLSQLVSIDKKTPSPVTSSTLTSRSSPCPSSFSLNSPATPSTTSPPSMPLSMSSSLISPSSHPSHETTESSASSHTMSSCFPAFLPSSDTAAKGEPPEQASSLGHQPTPPTTSSALSDVTRASSIDQRRSFDYQLTHALKVIASDSNTNSTLRSDDGTPIATDESPKPQKQQLQQFTSSLRSNTPLVVPAFNSTQQSEKAPSSPKTTNQRFRTNNILSRMLLPTFNVSSSAFFSSSASSSPGSPSSISPSSLYPPPSSLASEIPLSPLPTAPPPTPPPPTTPPPPPPTSLLTSPTSTPPSSSPP from the coding sequence ATGCAAGTGAAGAATTTGGGTAAGCAGGAACCTGGTTCTGATTCTGGGCATGACTCAGTCTCTTCCTCAAGTGTCCTTGAAAATCCGACTGGTGATTCGGGGTCAGCTCATAGCGATGCGGAATCCGTGTCCCGTCCATCAACCGGGGCCCCAATCCAGGAGTCAGCAATGCTTTTAGCCGCGCCTTCTCCAACATTGCCAGTCACCAAGCGGAAACCTCCGTCATTATCGCAACTAGTTTCGATCGATAAGAAAACTCCGTCACCTGTGACCTCATCAACTTTGACATCAAGGTCAAGTCCATGTCCTTCGTCGTTCTCGTTGAATTCTCCTGCGACTCCGTCAACCACGTCGCCGCCATCAATGCCTTTATCAATGTCTTCTTCGTTGATATCTCCATCATCTCACCCGTCACACGAAACAACCGAAAGCTCGGCATCATCGCATACAATGTCCTCTTGCTTTCCTGCATTCTTGCCATCTTCTGACACAGCAGCTAAAGGCGAACCACCGGAACAAGCTTCTTCACTCGGACACCAACCGACACCGCCAACCACTTCCTCTGCTCTGTCTGACGTCACACGCGCTTCATCAATCGATCAACGTCGCTCTTTCGATTATCAACTGACTCATGCTTTGAAGGTGATTGCTTCTGACTCCAACACAAATTCAACTCTACGAAGCGATGATGGAACACCTATAGCGACCGACGAGTCGCCGAAACCGCAgaaacaacaacttcaacaattCACTTCGTCGCTTCGCTCCAATACTCCACTCGTTGTGCCTGCTTTTAACTCGACCCAGCAATCGGAGAAAGCGCCATCTTCGCCAAAAACAACCAATCAACGTTTCAGAACCAATAATATCTTGTCGCGCATGCTCTTACCAACTTTCAATGTTTCCTCTTCGGCGTTTTTCTCTTCGTCTGCTTCTTCTTCTCCGGGATCACCTtcatctatctctccctcttcacTCTACCCGCCTCCTTCTTCACTCGCCTCTGAAATTCCATTATCTCCGTTGCCTACAGCACctccaccaacaccgccaccaccaacaacaccaccaccgccgccgccgactTCCTTGTTGACTTCCCCGACCTCAACGCCTCCATCGTCGTCTCCACCTTAG